A segment of the Bacillus pseudomycoides genome:
TTCTTCATCTGTAAAGCCAGATCCTAAACCTGCACCCTTTTGAACAAAAACTTCATGACCACTCTGTACTAAATGTACAGCTCCAGCTGGCGTCATTGCCACGCGGTTTTCATTGTTTTTAATTTCTGTTGGAATACCGATACGCATTATTAATTCCCCCTTGAGTTATGAAATGACCCCTGAATCATTTTTTAAAGCGCTTTCTACGCTCTTATATCTTAACATAATATCTCAATATTTGACAAAAAAATAATGCGAGTTTTCCGATAGATTTTACCCCGCATTAACAGACAGTAATGCCCCCCTCTCAAGATGAAAAAAACCAAAAATTAGGTGGGGGATACACTGTCCATAAATGCCGATTGGTGAGGGCTAACTATCATTTGGAGATAAAGCTCCCCAATGATAGAAGTTTCACTTTATCTATTTTTATCGATATCTATGAATTACGTCAACTGCACCTGTTACTTCTATAATTGTGCCCGTAATCATATCGGAATCTTCCTCGCATAGAAATGCAATTGTGCGAGCGATATCTTCACCTGTTCCAGATCTACCAATTGGCGTCCTACTGTCTTTAATCGTACGCGCTTCCTGAATCGTTGCTTCTTTCATTTCACCAATGATATCCCCCGGACAAACCATATTTGATGTAATACCATACTCTGCTTCTTCATAAGCAATTGTCTTTGTTAATGAAACAAGCCCTACTTTTGCAGCGGCGAATGCGGAACGATACATCCAACCAGGTGCACTATCTGCTCCTTGAAATCCATAGTTAATAATGCGACCAAAACGCTCTTTCCTCATAATTGGAACGACAATTTTTAATAAATGGAACACCGCTGTTAGGTTTCCTTGTATCATTTCATTCCATTCATCTTCTTCATAATCAATTAACTTTTTACGCTCAAATACGTAAGGACCTGCATTATTAATTAAAAAGTCAATTTTACCAAAACAATTAATTGCTTCTTCTACTATTTTATGTAAATCTTCTTTTTTCGTCACATCCGCTTGCACAAATTGCAAACGTTCTTCTATATGCTTATATTTTTCCTTCATTGTTTCTACAGCACTTATATCGCTATGATATGTTACAGTTACTGAATACCCTTCAGCCAATAATTTGTCTGTTACTTTCTTTCCTAAACCTTTCGTACCGGCTGTAATGAGCGCGTGTCTCACAAACATAGCCTCCTTTTTATTCCTATACTAAATATGTAACAAGTTCTCCCTACAATTACAACTAAAAAGAATCAAAATAAATTTTTCAAAATTCTGTAACGTTTTCGACAAGCACGCTACCATATTTTGTTTTATAATTAAGTTGTAAAAGGTTATAAAAACGAATTGGGAGGAATCTACTATGAATAATACATATACAAATATTTTAATTGCAGTGGACGGTTCCAAAGAAGCAGAAAGAGCCTTTAAAAAAGCAATTCAAGTCGCAAAACGTAACAACGCAACATTAACAATCGCTCATATCGTTGATGTAAAAGCATACTCTGCTGTTGAGGCATATAGCCGTGCAATTGCTGAGCGTGCAAATCTCTTTGCAGAAGATTTATTAGAAGACTACAAAAAGACTGCAACTGAAGCTGGTCTTGAAAAAGTAGAACTTGTATTAGAATTCGGTAACCCAAAATCTAAAATTTCAAAAGACATTGCCCCAAAACATAAAGTAGATTTAATTATGTGTGGTGCAACTGGTTTAAACGCTGTAGAACGATTCTTAATCGGTAGCGTCTCTGAACATATTATTCGCTATGCGAAATGCGATGTCCTTGTTGTTCGTGGTGAAGAAGAGCAAGGTGACATTTAATAAATAACGAAAACACCAAGTCTTATGCAGACTTGGTGTTTTTTATTTTATGTATTTTCCTATGAAGACAAGACAAGCTAAGATGACAATAACGATGGCATATAAATATGGCGGCAGAAACTTCAACGACCAGAGTCCTGTCATAAGCGTCGCTACTATCAAATACTCCTGCTTAGCATCCTCTGTCATTTTCTTTCGTAATAAAAGTACATATAGGTAGCCAATTGGCGGCGTAATAAAACAAAGAACATATATCAATTTAGATTTCAAGTACCACTGTTGCTTTCTAAGTTCTTTTATATCTTCTTCGATTCTCTTACTCTCTTGTCCCCTTTCCTCTCGTTCAACAGGGTGTTCCCCTTGCCTTTCTCTCATATAAGGAAGGAAGTGAAAGAAGAAATAACAAGCAAATACAATGGTCCAAAATTTGATATCTAATCTATCTAACGGAATATGTTCACTTACAAAAGCTGCAACAATAATCAAGGAAAAGAAATATGTCATCATCCAAAACGATTTCTTCCGTTTTTTTCGCTCTATTTCTTTTCTATCCTCTACTATCTTCTTTTTTCGTTTCAACCATAAAGAAATATAGCAATCTACTACAAATAAACAAAAAATAAAAAGAGCAATATGTATCGTCTCTACATACTTTAATGAAAATGTTTTTGGAAATGCAACTCTGAGCACAATCATTGTATACAAAATTAATCCTATAAAATAAATACGTCTCATCATCCACCCCTTTCTTTTCTCCCAAATATCACATTAACATACATAATTTAGAAATATAAGGATAGACTATATCCGTTCGGTTACGCTAAGAAAAAACGAAATGAGGGATACTACATGGGAGATTATGAACGAATTATTTTAGATGTAAATGATGAAGAGTTGAAAATGCTCGATACGATTTGTTCTCATTTTAAAGAAAAACACGGCGTTGAGCTAAGCCACGGTGCACTCCTTCGTGATTTAATGGACATTGAGTATATTCGTATTACAGAAAATAGACATAAATATGAATAAGGAAAAAATGACATAATACTACACTTATTAGAGGTTATACGATTGTATATCCTCTTTTTTCATAATAAAAAGACGTTCATTCCGTGGCAAAACCACCTTATTGAACGTCTTTTCAATCACTTTTATATAACTATTTTATGCCTTTTTAACAAATTCAGATTTTAATTTCATAGCTCCAAAACCGTCAATTTTGCAATCGATATCATGATCTCCATCAACTAAACGGATACTCTTTACTTTTGTACCTATTTTTATAACTGATGAAGTTCCTTTTACTTTAAGGTCTTTGATTACTGTTACAGCATCACCATCGTTTAAGATATTTCCATTTGCATCTTTAACAATTTTTTTATCTTCACTATTTTCAGTTTCTGATTCTAAAGCCCACTCATGCGCACACTCTGGACAAACAAAAAAACTTCCATCTTCATAAGTATATTCTGAATTACATTTCGGACAGTTTGGTAAATTTTTCATACTTTTTCATTTCCTCCATTATAAAAATTACTTTCAATTCCCTTTTTTATAACTTCGTAACCATAACAATTGCGAACTTAAAATTCACGAAAAATAGGGATGTTCCTTATATACTGCCATAGTATTTTCAGATTGACAAGCCAACTTTATGTGAACACGTTTTCTAAGAAAGAGAATACATCCTATAATGTACTCTCCTTTTTTACGTTGATAGCAATGCGGTAAACTTAGATTTTTAAACATACTATTCCAAATGAAGAGTTGTTTAGCATAGATTCCTCTTCCAAAATACAAAACAATCATAATAATGGTATAATTAGGAAAACGAAGTAAGGGGTTCTAGCACATGAAATCTGAAAGTATATCAAAACATTTTCATACATTAAATCAGCAAAGAGCTCAATTTCTCCTAAAACTACAATCACTTCCACAAGAAAAGCTATGGTATCAAAATGAAAATGGGAAATGGTCGATTGGAGAACATTTCTACCATTTGTACTTAATCGCAAGAATGCTAAAAGTTGTCATTAAATTTTCTTTCCCGCTTCTTCCCTATGCCAAAATAAGAAGAAATGCCCCGTTTGCAACTGAAATACATGACATCTATGCAGAGTACAAAGAGAAACATGGTAAAGGAATGAAAGCTCCTTGGATTTTAGTACCCTCAAAAAAAATCTATTATTCTATGGATGGTAAAGAGCTAGAACGATTGCTAGTTAACGAAACAAATGCAATCAAAGTATGCGTTCAAAATATAGAAGAGAACATTGCAGGACACATTGTATTTTTGGATCCAATCGCTAAGTATCCAAACCTAATTCAAGCCATTCAACTTTTAGCGATACATGAGAAACATCATTTTTTAATCATTGAAAATATCTATAAAATGATGCATGCACGTAGTCTAGAAGTATAAAAACACTAAATCAGTGAGGGCTGAATCCCCCACTGATTTAAGTTTCACTTTATCTTTACTTCTTCTCCTACATATTCCAAATGCCAGGCATCTTGAATAGATAAGACTGGAAATCCGCTTATATTCTTTGCAAATCGAAGAAGTCCATATTCTCCTGCATAGAATATAGAAGCGTTGATCGGAAAACAAGTATAGTGCTGGTCTTCATCTACAAATACTGGTTTACCTTCTTTTGTTAAGAAGCTAAACTCAAATATGCCTCCTGAATATACCCCCTCATATTTCTTCCATTCTTCTGCTTGAACATGTTTTCTTTTCAATTCTGTACATTTACAAGGACTTCCATTTACAACAACATACTTTGTTTCTTCATCTATTACTCGAAACCCTACCGATATAGTCTCTCCTTCATTACGTGCTACATAAAACTCCTTTCGAATAGGGTGTAGTCTTAGCCTCTCTCCATTCCACTCCATCATAAGAGAAGCATCTTCAATTGTTATACTGACAAATCCTCTTTTCGCACCTAAATAATTCCCCTCATAGTTTCTCCAGCAATCTGAATCGACTTGAACAGGATTTAGTTTAGGTTCGTCAATTGGTCCTATGAATTTGTCCATCAGCATTTCTATGACTTTCCACCCATAATCCTGCGTCGCCATCGTCACAAATCCTAGCTTTTTCTCTGGGAACAGCACGAAAAAGCATTTATAAGTGCTTATCGCTCCGCTATGCCAAAGCATTTCACATCCTCGCTCTTTTTCAGTTATTAAACCTAAACAACTACCAGATTCGTTTAAAGTGTAATTATCCACTTGTTTCTTATGCATTTCCTCTACTACTTCTCGATTTAAAAAGGTCTTTCCATCTAAAACGCCTTTATTTAAATGCATCATAGCAAAGCGAGATAAATCTGTTATGGTCGACATTCCAAAAAAGGAAGGATAATTTGTTACATTTTCTGCAAATTTACGTTGTACCTTCCAATCACCTTGTTCTGCTTTTTCATGAGCTAAAGCAAGAGGATACGTCATCGCTTCAAGCGGATCATACATCGTTCTATTCATTCCAAGTGGATCTAAT
Coding sequences within it:
- a CDS encoding SDR family oxidoreductase; translated protein: MFVRHALITAGTKGLGKKVTDKLLAEGYSVTVTYHSDISAVETMKEKYKHIEERLQFVQADVTKKEDLHKIVEEAINCFGKIDFLINNAGPYVFERKKLIDYEEDEWNEMIQGNLTAVFHLLKIVVPIMRKERFGRIINYGFQGADSAPGWMYRSAFAAAKVGLVSLTKTIAYEEAEYGITSNMVCPGDIIGEMKEATIQEARTIKDSRTPIGRSGTGEDIARTIAFLCEEDSDMITGTIIEVTGAVDVIHRYR
- a CDS encoding universal stress protein encodes the protein MNNTYTNILIAVDGSKEAERAFKKAIQVAKRNNATLTIAHIVDVKAYSAVEAYSRAIAERANLFAEDLLEDYKKTATEAGLEKVELVLEFGNPKSKISKDIAPKHKVDLIMCGATGLNAVERFLIGSVSEHIIRYAKCDVLVVRGEEEQGDI
- a CDS encoding ProA domain protein; protein product: MGDYERIILDVNDEELKMLDTICSHFKEKHGVELSHGALLRDLMDIEYIRITENRHKYE
- a CDS encoding zinc ribbon domain-containing protein YjdM translates to MKNLPNCPKCNSEYTYEDGSFFVCPECAHEWALESETENSEDKKIVKDANGNILNDGDAVTVIKDLKVKGTSSVIKIGTKVKSIRLVDGDHDIDCKIDGFGAMKLKSEFVKKA
- a CDS encoding DinB family protein, with protein sequence MKSESISKHFHTLNQQRAQFLLKLQSLPQEKLWYQNENGKWSIGEHFYHLYLIARMLKVVIKFSFPLLPYAKIRRNAPFATEIHDIYAEYKEKHGKGMKAPWILVPSKKIYYSMDGKELERLLVNETNAIKVCVQNIEENIAGHIVFLDPIAKYPNLIQAIQLLAIHEKHHFLIIENIYKMMHARSLEV
- a CDS encoding serine hydrolase, coding for MLSIKDIEFQIEEQVQNKTVPGFALSIINETEILYEKAFGLMNWEESKLAITTDTLFRIGSVSKSLTGTLIMKLVEEGILDLDVPICTYIEAFPLQNQEHARTITLRMLLSHTAGLPDGGDIEGPRDQEGWISYIEEIVPTLGLVAPPGALYSYGNHAYNLAGYVAQSVCKKPFAELMKEYVLDPLGMNRTMYDPLEAMTYPLALAHEKAEQGDWKVQRKFAENVTNYPSFFGMSTITDLSRFAMMHLNKGVLDGKTFLNREVVEEMHKKQVDNYTLNESGSCLGLITEKERGCEMLWHSGAISTYKCFFVLFPEKKLGFVTMATQDYGWKVIEMLMDKFIGPIDEPKLNPVQVDSDCWRNYEGNYLGAKRGFVSITIEDASLMMEWNGERLRLHPIRKEFYVARNEGETISVGFRVIDEETKYVVVNGSPCKCTELKRKHVQAEEWKKYEGVYSGGIFEFSFLTKEGKPVFVDEDQHYTCFPINASIFYAGEYGLLRFAKNISGFPVLSIQDAWHLEYVGEEVKIK